In one Rutidosis leptorrhynchoides isolate AG116_Rl617_1_P2 chromosome 8, CSIRO_AGI_Rlap_v1, whole genome shotgun sequence genomic region, the following are encoded:
- the LOC139862703 gene encoding protein NRT1/ PTR FAMILY 4.5-like, which produces MRAAVFVLAVEVLQNLAFLANASNLVRYLLNHMNLSPARSSVDVTNFMGTAFLLALLGGFLSDAFFTSYLIYLMSAGVEFLGLIMLTYQACSARLKPAPCHESNRSLCEKVHGGKAAMLFIGLYLVAFGVGGINGSLPALGAEQFDENTPKGRKQRSTFFNYFVFCLSFGGLIAVTLVLWVEDTVGWQWGFGISAIAIFLSIVIFCGGSFLYCCKVPKGSPLATMFKVLLAATLNVSTSETTQNHVMTNTTQSPYPLIPTRIQEQSTKMEEPETRTPTLSNNLAFLNRAVVNKTANKSLVCSVQEVEDVKIMLQILPIFACTVILNCCLAQLSTFSVHQASTMNTKLGSFNVPPASLPIFPITFMMIMAPIYDHIIIPFARRWTKSETGISHLKRVGIGLCFSILAMAVAALVEIRRKKVSVQNGSGHGPLPISFLWLAFQYLFLGSADLFILAGLMEFSFTEAPVKMRSLATSFSWASLAFGYYVSSMIVSLVNSVTGLGKRHHPWLSGENFNQYHLDRFYWLMCGLSVLNFVNYLFWANRYKYKDMSGNK; this is translated from the exons ATGCGTGCCGCTGTCTTTGTCTTGG CTGTGGAAGTTTTACAAAATCTTGCGTTTTTAGCGAATGCAAGCAATTTGGTGCGATATTTGTTAAATCATATGAACCTTTCACCTGCAAGATCATCGGTTGATGTGACTAATTTTATGGGCACTGCGTTTCTTCTTGCGCTCCTTGGTGGCTTCTTATCGGATGCTTTTTTTACTAGTTACCTCATATACTTGATGAGTGCAGGCGTTGAGTTCTTG GGTCTGATCATGCTAACATATCAAGCATGCTCCGCTCGCCTTAAACCGGCACCATGTCACGAATCGAACCGCTCTCTTTGCGAAAAGGTTCATGGTGGAAAAGCAGCCATGTTGTTCATAGGTCTCTACCTTGTAGCTTTCGGTGTTGGAGGTATAAACGGGTCGTTACCAGCACTAGGAGCAGAACAATTTGACGAGAATACCCCTAAAGGACGGAAGCAACGATCAACTTTCTTCAACTATTTTGTATTTTGTTTGTCATTTGGTGGTCTAATTGCTGTCACCTTGGTTTTATGGGTTGAAGATACTGTTGGTTGGCAATGGGGTTTTGGAATCTCAGCCATTGCTATATTTTTGTCTATCGTAATCTTTTGTGGTGGTTCTTTTTTATACTGTTGCAAGGTACCCAAAGGAAGTCCTCTTGCAACCATGTTTAAG GTTCTACTTGCAGCAACTCTAAATGTCTCTACATCCGAAACCACACAAAACCATGTTATGACCAACACAACCCAAAGCCCGTATCCACTTATACCAACGCGCATACAAGAACAAAGTACAAAAATGGAAGAACCCGAAACACGGACACCAACCCTTTCTAACAACCTCGCGTTTCTAAATCGTGCAGTTGTAAACAAAACCGCTAACAAATCACTCGTGTGCTCAGTTCAAGAAGTAGAAGATGTTAAAATAATGCTCCAAATCCTTCCTATATTCGCCTGCACCGTTATACTAAACTGCTGTTTAGCTCAACTCTCAACTTTTTCGGTTCATCAAGCATCTACAATGAACACAAAACTCGGTTCATTTAACGTCCCACCTGCATCACTACCCATATTCCCCATCACCTTCATGATGATCATGGCCCCAATTTACGATCACATCATAATCCCATTCGCACGAAGATGGACCAAATCTGAAACCGGCATTTCTCATTTAAAAAGAGTCGGTATTGGTCTATGTTTCTCCATTTTAGCCATGGCAGTTGCAGCTCTAGTTGAAATCAGACGTAAAAAAGTTTCTGTACAAAACGGGTCGGGTCACGGGCCACTTCCAATATCATTCTTGTGGCTTGCTTTCCAGTATTTGTTTCTGGGGTCTGCTGATCTTTTTATATTGGCGGGGTTAATGGAGTTTTCGTTTACTGAAGCACCAGTTAAAATGAGATCTTTAGCCACTTCGTTCTCTTGGGCATCATTGGCGTTCGGTTACTATGTTAGTAGCATGATCGTTTCGCTTGTAAATAGTGTCACGGGGTTGGGGAAGCGCCATCATCCGTGGTTATCGGGTGAGAATTTTAATCAGTATCATCTTGATAGGTTTTACTGGTTAATGTGTGGTTTGAGTGTTTTGAACTTTGTTAACTATTTGTTTTGGGCGAATCGTTACAAGTATAAAGATATGTCAGGGAACAAATAA
- the LOC139861173 gene encoding aldehyde oxidase GLOX-like yields MHMQLLHNNKVVIFDRTDFGPSNLTLPFGTPCRLNDEFVHPDCTAHSILYDIPSNTFRPLYVQTNVWCSSGTVDATGTLVQTGGYHAGDHKIRLFTPCIDNDPSCDWVELQRNLSVQRWYSSNHILPDGNIIIVGGRRAYSYEFYPRNPNGVSPNLNLFNLTFLIETTDYQEENNLYPFLHLLPDGNLFVFANRRSILLDYVRGRVIREFPPIPGEKRSYPSTGSSVLLPISSDENVIEVMVCGGAQGGSFSMAERGVYMAASRTCGRMNLNDPNPNWIMEKMPLRRVMPDMVLLPTGDVLIINGAGRGTAGWENAIEPALHPVLYEPKKRLFTVLNPTRRPRMYHSAATLLPDGRILVGGSNPHVTYVFTGVNYTTDLSLESFSPPYMDEHLAYFRPAILAVGSGVDEDLMYGQYFSITLAMNLSGFDRRLVVSLVAPSFTTHSFGMNQRVLFLRVADVARLSVFGYRVTVRAPSSANVAPPGYYMLFVVHDGVPSHSVWVNLH; encoded by the coding sequence ATGCACATGCAACTTCTACACAATAACAAAGTCGTTATCTTTGATCGAACTGATTTCGGGCCATCGAATTTAACTCTCCCGTTTGGTACGCCATGTCGACTTAATGATGAATTCGTCCACCCTGATTGCACGGCTCATTCGATTCTCTACGACATTCCATCGAACACCTTCCGTCCACTTTACGTACAAACCAATGTTTGGTGTTCCTCCGGTACCGTTGATGCCACCGGAACCCTAGTTCAAACCGGCGGCTACCACGCCGGCGATCACAAAATTCGTCTATTCACTCCATGCATTGATAATGATCCATCTTGTGATTGGGTTGAGTTACAAAGAAACTTGTCCGTACAACGATGGTATTCTTCCAATCACATTTTGCCAGATGGAAATATCATAATCGTTGGTGGCCGGAGAGCTTACAGTTACGAGTTTTACCCTAGAAACCCTAACGGCGTTTCACCAAATTTAAATCTTTTTAATCTCACTTTCTTAATCGAAACAACTGATTATCAAGAAGAAAATAATCTCTATCCGTTTCTACATCTTCTACCAGATGGAAATTTATTCGTTTTCGCGAATCGACGTTCGATATTACTCGATTACGTACGTGGCCGTGTAATTCGTGAGTTCCCACCGATTCCCGGAGAAAAACGGTCCTATCCGTCGACCGGTTCGTCGGTTTTATTACCAATTTCATCAGATGAAAATGTAATCGAAGTTATGGTATGCGGCGGTGCGCAGGGCGGGTCGTTTTCGATGGCGGAACGTGGCGTTTACATGGCGGCGTCCCGGACGTGTGGGCGGATGAACTTAAACGACCCGAATCCGAATTGGATCATGGAAAAAATGCCGTTAAGGCGCGTAATGCCGGATATGGTACTTTTGCCAACCGGTGACGTTTTGATCATAAACGGAGCCGGTCGAGGGACAGCCGGTTGGGAGAATGCAATTGAACCGGCTTTACATCCGGTTTTATACGAACCGAAAAAGCGATTGTTTACGGTCTTAAATCCCACTAGAAGACCCAGAATGTACCATTCAGCTGCCACGTTGCTACCAGATGGCAGGATATTAGTGGGTGGAAGTAATCCGCACGTGACATACGTTTTTACAGGAGTGAACTACACGACTGATTTAAGTTTGGAATCTTTCTCACCGCCGTACATGGACGAGCATTTAGCTTATTTTAGACCTGCAATCCTGGCCGTTGGATCTGGTGTCGATGAAGACTTAATGTACGGTCAGTATTTTAGTATTACATTGGCGATGAATTTAAGTGGTTTTGATAGAAGACTTGTGGTATCACTTGTTGCACCGTCTTTTACAACTCATTCATTTGGGATGAATCAACGAGTGTTATTTTTACGTGTTGCTGACGTGGCCAGGTTAAGTGTTTTTGGGTATAGAGTTACGGTACGTGCACCCTCATCGGCTAATGTTGCACCCCCAGGGTATTATATGTTGTTTGTGGTACATGATGGTGTGCCTAGTCATTCTGTTTGGGTAAATTTGCATTGA